One genomic segment of Pongo pygmaeus isolate AG05252 chromosome 19, NHGRI_mPonPyg2-v2.0_pri, whole genome shotgun sequence includes these proteins:
- the MTNAP1 gene encoding uncharacterized protein C17orf80 homolog isoform X4, whose translation MSDNPPRMEVCPYCKKPFKRLKSHLPYCKMVGPTIPTDQKVYQSKPATLPRAKKMKGPIKDLIKAKGKELETENEERNSKLMMDKPEQTVKTFPLPAVGLERATTTKADKDIKNPIQPSFKMLKNTKPKTTFQEETKAQFYTSEKTSPKRELAEDLPKSGESRCNPSEAGASLLVGSIEPSLSNQDRKYSSTLPNDVQTTSGDLKLDKIDPQRQELLVKLLDVPTGDCHISPKNVSDGVKRVRTLLSNERDSKGRDHLSGVPTDVAVTETPEKNTESLILSLKMSSLGKIQVMEKQEKGLTLGVETCGSKGNAEKSMSATGEQERTVMSHGCENFNTRDSVTEKESQGERPHLSLLIPRETTYEFHSVSQSSSQSLASLATIFLQEKKAEARNHNRVPDVKALMESPEGQLSLEPKSDSQFQASHTGCQSPVCSAQRHTPQSPFTNHAAAAGRKTLRSCVGLEWFPELYPGYLGLGVLPGKPQCWNAMARKPQLNSPQGERLLQGWIRCNTTIRKSGFGGITMLFTGYFVLCCSWSFRRLKLQRWRK comes from the coding sequence ATGAGTGATAATCCACCCAGAATGGAAGTGTGTCCTTATTGTAAGAAGCCATTTAAACGATTAAAATCCCACTTGCCATACTGTAAGATGGTAGGACCAACCATACCTACTGATCAAAAAGTTTATCAGTCCAAGCCAGCTACACTCCCACGTGCTAAAAAGATGAAAGGGCCAATCAAAGATTTAATTAAAGCTAAAGGGAAAGAGTTAGAGacagagaatgaagaaagaaattctaAGTTGATGATGGACAAACCAGAACAGACAGTGAAGACCTTTCCACTACCAGCTGTTGGTTTGGAAAGAGCAACTACTACAAAGGCAGATAAAGACATCAAGAATCCAATCCAACCAtccttcaaaatgttaaaaaatactaAACCAAAGACTACTTTCCaagaagaaaccaaggctcagttTTACACATCAGAGAAAACGTCTCCTAAAAGAGAACTTGCCGAAGATTTGCCTAAATCAGGAGAAAGTCGATGTAATCCTTCAGAAGCTGGAGCATCTTTACTGGTTGGCTCAATAGAACCTTCTTTGTCAAATCAAGATAGAAAATATTCCTCAACTCTACCTAATGATGTACAAACTACCTCTGGTGATCTGAAATTGGACAAAATCGATCCCCAAAGACAGGAACTTCTAGTAAAATTACTAGACGTGCCTACTGGTGATTGtcatatttctccaaagaatgtcAGTGATGGGGTTAAAAGGGTAAGAACATTATTAAGCAATGAGAGAGATTCCAAAGGCAGGGATCACCTCTCAGGAGTCCCTACTGATGTTGCAGTTACTGAGACTCCAGAAAAGAACACAGAATCACTCATTTTAAGCCTTAAAATGAGCTCATTAGGTAAAATCCAAGTCATGGAGAAACAAGAGAAAGGACTTACCCTTGGAGTAGAGACATGTGGGAGCaaaggaaatgcagagaaaagtATGTCCGCAACAGGAGAGCAGGAACGGACTGTCATGAGCCATGGCTGTGAGAACTTCAACACCAGGGATTCAGTCACAGAAAAGGAGTCTCAAGGGGAAAGACCACATTTAAGTTTGCTCATTCCGAGGGAGACAACTTATGAGTTTCATTCTGTATCACAGTCAAGTAGTCAAAGTCTTGCCTCTCTAGCTACAAtatttcttcaagaaaagaaagcagaagccCGGAATCATAATCGTGTCCCTGATGTAAAGGCATTAATGGAGAGTCCCGAGGGACAGTTGTCTCTGGAGCCCAAATCTGATAGTCAGTTCcaagcatcacacactgggtgcCAGAGCCCTGTATGTTCAGCCCAGCGTCACACTCCTCAGAGCCCCTTCACCAATCATGCTGCAGCTGCTGGCAGGAAAACTCTTCGCAGCTGCGTGGGGCTGGAGTGGTTTCCAGAGCTCTATCCTGGTTACCTTGGACTAGGGGTGTTGCCAGGGAAGCCTCAGtgttggaatgcaatggcccGGAAGCCACAACTTAACAGTCCCCAGGGGGAAAGACTCTTGCAAG